The DNA region tgtTACAagataatttggtatcgaaaTATGAGATCTATTGACTTATATAAGCTGTTTACTAATTTTAACACAATCGAAATTTAAAACCAATTTGATTAGTAAAATGCCCATGAGAATACTACCCGGACGAAGAGACCAATTCCTTTAAAATGAGGAGTTGAATTCTCTAGCTTGCACAGACTCTGTGTTAAAGGTGGGTTTGACCGTGCTTGGGCCGACCCATTTACAGTCACCCACGTGGGTTTGGTCACGTTTGGGTAGCCCATTTAATAAACGAATTATGTTTTGTTTGGCCCACTTAATACAACATTAAGTCTAGCCCCGCCCGCGGCCCTGATCCATTAAAACCGGGACCATGCTGGGTCAAGTCACTAAACGGGCCAACTTTGACAAAACAAACTTTAGTTATTTCAAAAAACCTTATTTGAacatgttattaagttaaatATCACtaatattaaaatgtatgtttgtaattgaaaaaaatatgagTAAGTGAGATTATTCAAAATGGGTTAGGGTCGCAGGTCGTACTCGACCCATGATGAGCCCGACGGGCTATGGGCTAGTCGGCTCTTTGGACCTAAATCTTAGGCATACATTGCTCATGTCTTACAAATCGTGTTGTGCTGTGCCTTATTTAAGTGATGTATTATATTTGTGCCAACCCGCCCGTTTGACACCTTTAATGTGTGTTTTGATTTATCCGTAAATAATAAATACATAAGTAATTTGtagttaaaatataatttttcatttcttaTTACGAATTAGTAAACGAGACGAAAAAAGTGAGaaatattaaccaaaaaccCAAGCCTAAGGGGATATAAAAGTCATTTTGTCACACACCCCTATTAACCTTTGCCTTCGTACCAAAACAGCCGGTTTACAACCAGAGTTTGCGTTTCAGCTCCTTCCTGTTTGGtttgagagaaaagaaaggaaaatcaaaagatGCGAAAGTTCGATCCATGGCCGGTGTTTTTCAAGCGCGAGTGGAGACGGAACTGGCCGTTCCTGGTCGGTTTCGCCATCACCGGCACGCTCATCACCAAGTTCTCTCTGGGTCTCACCGGTACTCCATCTGATCCTTTCTATATCTATCTGtgaatatatacacatatatagatataaagatatgtatgtatatttgcATATGTAAATGCATTTCAGTAAGCTGGATTTTGTTTGGACTGATTTGGGGCTGTACAAATTTTGCAGAGGAGGACGCGAAGAATTCTCCGTTCGTGCAGAGGCATAAGAAGAAGTACGCATCTGAAACCCTAATATCTTGAAAAATTTCACCCTAACTTAAGTTTAGTATAATTAATTTCTCAATCAGTCATTGATCCAAAAATCTGGTAATCCCTGCTAGttaatttgttatttgttttttcaCTGATTTTCTCACTTGCTTGTATGTAATGTGGATTTTGAGAAGAAATGTGATTATTTAGTAATTGAGGTTGAATTTATGAACGACAATGTTTCGGTCAGCATTGATATTTCGTGGTTTTGGGCAATGTTTGGAAATTGAACTAAGTTTTTTGTTGTTCAATGAGTCATTCATGTTCACTTTAGCACAATGGATGAATGAATTCGGGACTGCTATTATATGAATCAAACGAAACTCGATAGAATATCGGGTcagtattttttcttttgtgagtCTGCCCTTAGCAATGATTCATCAGCACAAAGTAGGGCGAGATGATGTATAAATTTGCTTGAGTTATATAATTAGCAGTGCTTGATTTCTATAAATGGTTTTCCTTTTGAGTTGGTCAATCGGTTCATAGTTGTTAATATCTTTCCGAGTTCTCATAGATAAATGTATAGATTTCATGATAGCAAAAGCAAGAAATCAAGTTTTGTTTAGTAGAAATAGGTTAGCTATCCGTTTACTCCCACACTATTGTCTTTGATGTGTGCTGGATAGTGGTTTGAGATAATGAGTCGTAGTGGATAGTTGCATTGAAGACTCTATTGGATTACTTTCGAACAATACGTATAGAGTGAGGCACCCCTCATTGTTGTTGATTGCATTGACTTACCAATAGCTCGCAGTCATCTGAAATGTCGTTCAAGAATCAcgtgttttgttaaaaaattACCATCTCATTTGTCGCTGCCTTCAAACAGTATATTTGTGGCCAATAAACTGCACAGAGATGAGCTAGCTTGAGTGTGCATGCTTGAGTTGAACAAATCGGCTAAGCTTTGCTGCAGATTATGTATTATCAATCAACTCATAGTTTGTAGGAATTGAGTTGAGATCTTTtttataaaggaaaactaaggaaaaagacttgaaaactttgagttttaacaaaaatgacaaaataaagggtaaagtgaatagtatcaggattgactttttagtgtaaaaatgtgatttttcgttaaagtaaacagtgtctgaagcttttcgttaaagtttcctttttATAATGGTTATACGTTACCACCTGACTACACACAGAAGCAAGATCGCCTACGTGCTATTGTTATTGCGTTCCATTGATATTTATTTGCAAGGTTTTGTTTATCTGTATGTGATTGCCAAGGAAAGCTAGTTACTAATATTGCTCCCGTATTTGTTCTGCTTTCAGGTGACTTAGCCGGGCACCCAATGTAGGTCAGCACTTCAGTCGGCCAGACGACGAAAGGCGTTTAATAACTATTTTATCTTGGTTCTTTTCAACCTAGCACGGTTCATGATGGTGTACACATAAGTTTTTAGAACAAGTCGTTATGCTCTACAAGAAAACCCTGCG from Malus domestica chromosome 01, GDT2T_hap1 includes:
- the LOC103434280 gene encoding ATP synthase small subunit 6, mitochondrial-like; protein product: MRKFDPWPVFFKREWRRNWPFLVGFAITGTLITKFSLGLTEEDAKNSPFVQRHKKK